In Deinococcus irradiatisoli, the genomic stretch TTCGGGCGGCGCGGGCCTTAAAAAACCGCGCTCCCAGTGGGGATCGCGGCGACACGGCTCAGGGTCCGTATCACCGTCGACAGCAGCAGCACCCAGGCGCAGACGAGAACATACCCCGAGTATAGCAAGGGCGGCGTAGGCTGGGGCATGACCATTCAAGCGCTTTTCTGGGACATCGGCGGCGTGCTGCTCACCAACGGCTGGGACCGCGAGCAACGCGCCGAGGTGGTCAAGCGGTTCGGGCTCGATGCCGGCGAGTTCGGCGAGCGCCACAAGCTGGTGGTGCCGGAACTGGAACTCGGCCGGGTCAGTCTGGACGAATACCTCGACCAGGTGGTGTTTTATCAGCCGCGCGACTTCGGGCGCGACGAGTTCCGCGCCGCCATGTACGCCCAGAGCCAGCCGAATCCGGCGACACTGGCCCTGGCCCGGCGGCTCTCCGGACAGGTCCGGATGTATGCGCTCAACAACGAGGGCCTCGATCTCAATGCCCACCGCATCGACACTTTCGGCCTGCGCGAGCTGCTGCTGGGATTTTTCACGTCGTGCTACCTGGGCGTGATGAAACCCAGTTCGGCCATCTACCGCCTGGGGGTGCGGCTGGCACACGTGCCGCCCGAGCAGGCGGTGATGATCGACGACCGCGTCCAGAACGTCGAGGCCGCCCGCCGTACCGGGATGCAGGCGATTCTGTACGTCTCGGCCGAGCAGCTCGAAGCCGACCTCGCGGCGCTGGGCGTGCAAGCGTAAAAAGAAGGCCGCTCCTGCCCAGTTGTGCGGCAGGAGCGGCGACGTGCTTCGAAAACTACATCCAGTCTTTGAAGAAGTTTTTCATGCGCTCGCCCAGGCTGGGGCCGGTGCGGACCTTGGGCGGCTTGGGCTCGGCCTTGGGTTCCGGCTTCGGCTCGCTTTTGATGACAACCTGCGGCTCCGGCGGCGTCTGGGTCACGGTCGGTTGCTTGGTAGGGGTGGGCACCGGCTTGGGCTCGGCCTTGTCGAGTTGGTCCATCGAGAGGTCGGCGTGCTCGTGGGTGGCCCCGTAGAGCACCAGCCCCACCGAGGTGGCGTGCAGCGGGCCGCTGACGATGTCGGTCAGGCCGCTGACCCCGCGCGGTTTGCCGATGCGGATTGGCAGCCGGAAGCGCTCGCGGGCCAATTCCGATACGCCGCGCATCAGGGCGCCGCCGCCGGTGATGACCACGCTGCCGGCCACCAGTTCGACCGGCCCCAGTCCCTTGTCGATCTCGTCGCGGATCAGGTCGTAGATTTCGCTGATGCGCGGCTTGATGATGCGGGCCAGGTCGAAGGCGCTGATGGCGTGGGTCACGCCCGCCGCCGTGGTGATTTCCAGGGTGAGTTCCTGGTCGGCCAGTTCCGGCAGGGCCGCGCCGTACTTGCGCTTGACGTTCTCGGCTTCTTCCACCGGGATTTTCAGAATCTGCATCAGGTCGGCCGTGACGTGGTCGCCGCCGATCGGTAGCGAGGCGCTGTGGGCCAGGTTGCCCCGCCGGAATACCCCCACGTCGGTGGTGCCGCCGCCCATGTCGATGACCACCACCGTCTGGTCGCGCTCGCCGGCGTCGAGCACCGCCAGCCCGGAAGCCAGCGACTGCAGCACGAAACCCTCGGTGGTGAGGCCAGCTTCCTGCACGCAGCGCCGGACGTTGGCCAGCGGACCGGCCGCGCCGGAGACGATGTGCACATCGACTTCCAGGCGCACGCCGTGCATGCCCACCGGGCTCTTGATGCCCTCCTGGCCGTCCACGACGTATTCCTGCGGAATGGCGTGAATGACTTCCAGATTCGGATCGAGCGGCACGGCGCGGGCGTTCTCGATCGAGCGCTCCACGTCGGCGGCGGTGATTTCCTGGTTGCGGCGAATGGCAGCCAGTCCGTGGCTGGTGGTGGCGCGCACGTGGTGGCCCGAGACGCTGACGTAGGCGTGCGAGACCCGCACCCCGCTGACGCGCTCGGCGGCGGCCACCGACTGCTTGATGGCGTGGGTGGTGCGCTCCAGATTGACCACCGCGCCGCGCTTGATGCCCTCGCTGGGCACCGTGCCTTCGCCGATGATGTCCACCGTGCCCTGCGGACCGATTTCGCCGATCACGGTGGTGATTTTGGTGGTGCCGATGTCCAGCCCCACGATAAACGGGTTATTTTTCATCTCTGGACGCTCACTCCCCACGGATAAAGATTGATGCGGCCGCCTTGGGCCTGGGTTTCGATGGCTTGGCCGTACTTGAGCAGCAGCGCTGCGTCGCCGCTCCAGAGGGTGCCTTGGTCGGTAGTCACAGTGATGCCGGTCGGTGTATACGTCACTGACTTGACATTGTAACGCGATAACACCCGCGCCGCGAGAAGGGCCTCCCCGGTGCGGTCCGGTCCCCAGCCGGAGATGATGGGGCCGGTGGGCGGCGCGTCCGGCAGCGGAACGCCGTCGGCGGCGATCACGCTCAGGTTGCCGTTGCTGCTGCGGACCTGCGCCACCGGGCGGCGCTCCTTGATGGCCACTTCCACCCGGTCGGGAAACACCCGGGTGATCTGCGCCGAGGCGACCCAAGCGTTGTCGCGCAGCGCCCCGGCCCGCCAGGCCCCGTAATACGCCCAGCCGAAGGGCTTCTCGCCGCTCAGGCCCGCCAGGCGCTTGACCTCGACGTCCGAGAGGTGGCGGTTGCCGCTGATCTGCACCGCCTTGATCGGCAGATAAAACCACACGCCCACCGCCGCGCCCGCCAGAATCAGCGCCGTGAGCATGATGCTCAGAAACACGCCGTACTGCTGCCAGAAGCGGCGCCGGGGCAGCGGTGCGGGCGGGGGGGCGGTGAAGTCGAGCTCCTCGGGCGGCGGCGCGGCGGCACGTTCCAGCGTGGCCGGCGGGCGCGGGCGGCGGGCGGCGTCGAACGGCGCGGTCCGAAATTCGGGGGGCAGCGGCGTTACGGCCACAGCTCGTACTCCAGTTCCAGCGGCAGGCCCACCCGCTCGCGGATGAGAGAGAGCAGCGCGTGAACGTCGGCCGCCGACGCGCCGCCCAGATTGACGATGAAGTTGGCGTGCTCCGGCGAGATCATCGCCTGACCGACGCGCTGGCCCTTGAGGCCCGCCTCGTCGATGAGTTTGCCGGCGCTGACCCCGCCGGGATTCTTGAACGCGCAGCCGGGCGTGCGCATCTTGGGCTGCCCCTTGCGGGCCAGGTCGGCCTGGTCCATTTTGGCGCCGACCTCTTCCGGGGTGCGGCGCACGAGTTTCAGGCGCACCCGCGTCACGATGTGGTTTCTGGGAATGGCGCTGTGGCGGTAGCCCCACGGCAGCTCGTCCGGCGAGAGCTGGCGCACGCCCTCGGGCGTGGCGATTTCCAGAGCGTACAGGCCGTCGAACATCTCGCCGAAGCGGGTGCCGGCGTTCATCCACACCGCGCCGCCCACCTGGGCCGGCACGCCGACGGTGCCTTCCAGGTTGGAGAGCCCCAGCTGGCGCAGTTTTCGCAGCAGCCCCGGCAGCGGCACCCCGCCGCCCACCCAGCCGGTGATCAGCGTGTCGGCGGTGCTTTCCGGCCCGGCGCTCAGGTCAGTGGTGGCAAATTCGCCGCCCAGCCGGATGACCCGCTCGCCCAGGCCCTGGTCGGCCACCACCAGGTTGCTGCCACCGCCCAGAATCCGGTACGGCGCGCCCATCGCCTCACGGAGCTGGGCGTGGTCAGCCACCGTCCAGATTTCGGCCTCGCCGCCGACGCCCAGGGTCGTGAAGCGTGCGAGCGCTTGCCGGCTGACCGCCGCGCCGCTGGAGCTGCGGGTTTCCAGGGCGCTCACCGCGCGTCTCCTGCCAGCTCGCGCGCCACCTTCCAGACGTCGCCCGCACCCATCGTGACGATGATGTCCCCCGGCTGGGCGCTGCCGCGCAGGTACTTCACCGCGTCCTCACGCCGGGGCCAGTAGCGGGTGGCCGGGTGGCCGTTTTCGCGCATCCGCTCGCTGATCAGGGTGGCGTGAATGCCCTCGATCGGCGGCTCGGAAGCGGCGGCGATGTCGAGAATCAGCACCTCGTCGGCCAGCATCAGGCTCTGGGCCAGGCGCGGCCAGCTCTGCTGGGTTCTGAGGTAGCGGTGCGGCTGAAACACCACCCGAACCCGCCGACCGGTCTGGCGCGCGGCGTCCACGGCGGCGGCGACCTTGGTGGCGTTGTGGGCGTAGTCGTCCACGATCAGCGCGCCCTGAAGCGTGCCGATGTGTTGCCAGCGCCGTCCCGGCCCACGGAAATCGGCCAGGGCGGCAGCGGCGCGCTGAAAGTCGCCGCCGTACAGATCGCTGACCGCCAGCGCCGCCAGCGCGTTGAGGACGTTGTGGCTGCCGGGCAGGCCCACCCGCGCTTCGCCCAGCAGCTCGCCGCGTTTCTCGACGCTGAAGGTGGTGCCGGACGCGTCGGGCCGGATCTGGGTGGCCCGGTAGGTGCTGCCCTCGCGGGTGCCGTAACTCAGGGCGTCGGGGTGCCCTTCGGTGAAGTGCTCCAGGCCCGGCCAATCGGCGCAGTACAGCACCCGCTGCGCCTGCGAAACGAAGCGCTGAAAAGCGGCGTGCTGCTCCTCGACGCTCGACCAGTAGGTCGCCAGTTCGCTGCCCTCGGCGCCGCCGACATGGTCGTCCTCGGCGTTGGTAAAGACGGCGGTCTGGCACACGGCGTACTGAAAGTTGCGGTCGGACTCGTCCACTTCGGCGACAAAGGGTCCCGTGCCGATGCGGGCATTGCTGCCGCCGGAGCCCGGACCGAATTCCGGCACGATGCCGCCCACCAGCGCCGCCGGGTCGAGGCCCGCGCCGAGGAGGGCCACGGCGATCATCGAGGTGGTGGTGGTCTTGCCGTGGGTGCCGATGACGCCCACCGAGGGCGAGGCCAAGAGCAACTCCTTGAGCAGCGCCATGCGCGGGCGCACCTCGGTGCCGGCCTGCCGGGCGGCCTGCACTTCCGGATGAATCTTGCTGACCGCTTCCGAGGCGATCAGCACGTCCACGCCGTGAACGTGGGCCGGGTCGTGGTGCGCGGCGACCTGGATGCCCTCGCGCTCCAGCTGGGCGGTGAGTTCGCTGGGATGCTCGTCGCAGCCGCTGACCTGATAACCGCGCGCTTGGAGCAGCCGCGCGAAGGCCGACAGACCGATGCCGCCGATGCCCATCAGGTGAACGTGAACGGGCGCTTCGGGCGTCGTGTGGGGCAAATTGGCAACGCCGGCTTCGCTGAACGCAGCGCCGGGCGCGGTGGAATCCTGGGTCTTGG encodes the following:
- the murC gene encoding UDP-N-acetylmuramate--L-alanine ligase, which produces MGIGGIGLSAFARLLQARGYQVSGCDEHPSELTAQLEREGIQVAAHHDPAHVHGVDVLIASEAVSKIHPEVQAARQAGTEVRPRMALLKELLLASPSVGVIGTHGKTTTTSMIAVALLGAGLDPAALVGGIVPEFGPGSGGSNARIGTGPFVAEVDESDRNFQYAVCQTAVFTNAEDDHVGGAEGSELATYWSSVEEQHAAFQRFVSQAQRVLYCADWPGLEHFTEGHPDALSYGTREGSTYRATQIRPDASGTTFSVEKRGELLGEARVGLPGSHNVLNALAALAVSDLYGGDFQRAAAALADFRGPGRRWQHIGTLQGALIVDDYAHNATKVAAAVDAARQTGRRVRVVFQPHRYLRTQQSWPRLAQSLMLADEVLILDIAAASEPPIEGIHATLISERMRENGHPATRYWPRREDAVKYLRGSAQPGDIIVTMGAGDVWKVARELAGDAR
- the ftsA gene encoding cell division protein FtsA, whose product is MKNNPFIVGLDIGTTKITTVIGEIGPQGTVDIIGEGTVPSEGIKRGAVVNLERTTHAIKQSVAAAERVSGVRVSHAYVSVSGHHVRATTSHGLAAIRRNQEITAADVERSIENARAVPLDPNLEVIHAIPQEYVVDGQEGIKSPVGMHGVRLEVDVHIVSGAAGPLANVRRCVQEAGLTTEGFVLQSLASGLAVLDAGERDQTVVVIDMGGGTTDVGVFRRGNLAHSASLPIGGDHVTADLMQILKIPVEEAENVKRKYGAALPELADQELTLEITTAAGVTHAISAFDLARIIKPRISEIYDLIRDEIDKGLGPVELVAGSVVITGGGALMRGVSELARERFRLPIRIGKPRGVSGLTDIVSGPLHATSVGLVLYGATHEHADLSMDQLDKAEPKPVPTPTKQPTVTQTPPEPQVVIKSEPKPEPKAEPKPPKVRTGPSLGERMKNFFKDWM
- a CDS encoding HAD family hydrolase, which translates into the protein MTIQALFWDIGGVLLTNGWDREQRAEVVKRFGLDAGEFGERHKLVVPELELGRVSLDEYLDQVVFYQPRDFGRDEFRAAMYAQSQPNPATLALARRLSGQVRMYALNNEGLDLNAHRIDTFGLRELLLGFFTSCYLGVMKPSSAIYRLGVRLAHVPPEQAVMIDDRVQNVEAARRTGMQAILYVSAEQLEADLAALGVQA
- a CDS encoding UDP-N-acetylmuramate dehydrogenase, whose translation is MSALETRSSSGAAVSRQALARFTTLGVGGEAEIWTVADHAQLREAMGAPYRILGGGSNLVVADQGLGERVIRLGGEFATTDLSAGPESTADTLITGWVGGGVPLPGLLRKLRQLGLSNLEGTVGVPAQVGGAVWMNAGTRFGEMFDGLYALEIATPEGVRQLSPDELPWGYRHSAIPRNHIVTRVRLKLVRRTPEEVGAKMDQADLARKGQPKMRTPGCAFKNPGGVSAGKLIDEAGLKGQRVGQAMISPEHANFIVNLGGASAADVHALLSLIRERVGLPLELEYELWP
- a CDS encoding cell division protein FtsQ/DivIB; the encoded protein is MAVTPLPPEFRTAPFDAARRPRPPATLERAAAPPPEELDFTAPPPAPLPRRRFWQQYGVFLSIMLTALILAGAAVGVWFYLPIKAVQISGNRHLSDVEVKRLAGLSGEKPFGWAYYGAWRAGALRDNAWVASAQITRVFPDRVEVAIKERRPVAQVRSSNGNLSVIAADGVPLPDAPPTGPIISGWGPDRTGEALLAARVLSRYNVKSVTYTPTGITVTTDQGTLWSGDAALLLKYGQAIETQAQGGRINLYPWGVSVQR